In Bacteroidales bacterium, a single genomic region encodes these proteins:
- a CDS encoding thymidylate synthase, which translates to MKQYLDLLDHVMKHGVPKKDRTGTGTISVFGYQMRFDLEEGFPVLTTKKLHLRSIIHELLWFLRGDTNIQYLHDNKVTIWDEWADENGELGPVYGYQWRSWPSGDGTYIDQIAQVVEAIRMNPDSRRIIVSAWNVGALDQMALPPCHLLFQFYVANGRLSCQLYQRSCDIFLGVPFNIASYSLLTMMIAQVAGLRAGEFVHTLGDAHIYLNHLDQVKLQLTRTPFPLPQMVINTAINDIFDFTYDDFKLENYLFHPAIRGEISV; encoded by the coding sequence ATGAAACAATACCTGGATCTTCTTGACCACGTAATGAAACACGGTGTGCCGAAAAAGGACCGGACAGGCACCGGCACCATCAGTGTTTTTGGATACCAGATGCGCTTTGATCTGGAAGAAGGTTTCCCGGTTCTGACAACCAAAAAACTTCACCTGCGTTCCATCATCCACGAATTATTATGGTTTCTCAGAGGAGACACCAACATTCAGTACCTGCACGACAACAAGGTGACCATCTGGGATGAGTGGGCAGATGAAAACGGAGAGCTTGGGCCGGTCTACGGTTACCAGTGGCGTTCGTGGCCTTCCGGGGATGGAACGTACATCGACCAGATCGCTCAGGTAGTTGAAGCCATCCGGATGAACCCTGATTCCAGAAGGATCATCGTTAGTGCCTGGAACGTGGGCGCACTTGACCAGATGGCCCTGCCGCCCTGCCATCTTCTGTTCCAGTTCTACGTCGCCAACGGTAGGTTATCCTGTCAGCTGTATCAGCGAAGCTGTGACATCTTTCTGGGTGTTCCTTTCAATATTGCCTCCTATTCATTGCTGACCATGATGATCGCCCAGGTGGCAGGGCTCCGTGCCGGCGAATTCGTCCACACCCTCGGGGATGCCCATATATACCTCAATCACCTGGACCAGGTTAAACTTCAGCTAACCAGAACGCCGTTTCCTCTTCCGCAAATGGTGATCAATACTGCAATCAATGATATTTTCGACTTTACCTACGATGATTTCAAACTGGAAAATTACCTCTTCCATCCAGCCATCAGGGGCGAAATTTCCGTTTAA
- a CDS encoding dihydrofolate reductase — MTADLHLMKEIAIIVAIAQNFAIGRDNQLLCHLPADLKRFKQLTTGRTVVMGKKTFESLPFRPLKNRRNIVISDDRSEQIPGCEMAYSIQEAIEKMDDDNENFIIGGGSVYRQFLPFATRLYITLIRHSFDADTFFPEIDLSEWILVEKLENEPDEKNPYPFNFLTFQRKDPCLYEEE, encoded by the coding sequence ATGACTGCTGACCTGCACCTTATGAAAGAAATTGCCATTATAGTTGCGATCGCTCAGAATTTTGCCATTGGAAGGGATAATCAGCTCCTGTGCCATCTGCCGGCGGATCTGAAACGTTTCAAGCAGCTCACCACTGGCCGCACCGTGGTGATGGGTAAAAAGACCTTCGAATCGCTGCCTTTCCGCCCGCTGAAGAACCGCCGCAATATCGTCATCTCTGATGACCGCAGCGAACAAATTCCCGGTTGCGAGATGGCTTATTCGATCCAGGAAGCCATTGAGAAAATGGATGATGACAATGAAAACTTCATCATCGGGGGAGGATCGGTTTACAGACAGTTTCTTCCGTTTGCCACCCGGCTCTACATTACCCTGATAAGACATTCATTCGATGCCGATACGTTTTTCCCTGAAATTGATCTTTCGGAATGGATCCTGGTGGAAAAACTTGAAAATGAACCTGATGAGAAAAATCCGTATCCGTTTAATTTTTTAACGTTCCAACGCAAAGATCCCTGCCTCTATGAAGAAGAATGA
- a CDS encoding nucleoside transporter C-terminal domain-containing protein yields MMRKIVWWLVFLAVLSGSSVLASESRVHAIKSVLTGQWSASAAPGEPTAMLVQDTVVQPAPGPVHHQAKPSDSKGLKAVSLLRGLLGLVILVGLGYLLSTNRRAISWRVVGLGLLTQIIIAFLVLKVPAVQYFFELIGRIFIKILDFSKDGSAFLFESMVTGKVEDSLITFAFQILPTIIFFSAITSILFYYGIIQKVVYALAWALTKLLKISGAESLSSVSNIFLGQTEAPLLIKEYLSRMNRSEIMLVMTGGMATIAGGVLAIYIGLLGGSDPHSQMLFAKHLISASVMAAPAGVVAAKLLVPQTEPIQEHVEVTREKIGSNILEAIANGTTQGLKLAVNVAAMLIVFIALITMVNFILMKIGDWTTLNTAITSMTDGRYTHFSLQFILGYALSPIAWAIGVCKEDTALVAQLLGEKTILNEMIGYISLKEYVAAQAFFEEKSIIIATYVLCGFANFSSIGIQIGGIGALAPNQRVNLSRLGMRALVGGTLAALFSATIIGSIIG; encoded by the coding sequence ATGATGAGGAAGATCGTATGGTGGCTGGTTTTTCTGGCAGTGTTGTCAGGCAGTTCAGTGCTGGCTTCGGAGAGCAGAGTTCATGCCATTAAATCAGTTCTTACCGGCCAATGGTCTGCATCGGCAGCTCCTGGCGAGCCGACCGCCATGCTGGTGCAGGACACGGTTGTCCAGCCGGCTCCGGGGCCGGTGCACCATCAGGCAAAACCATCGGATTCAAAGGGACTGAAGGCGGTTTCCCTACTGCGTGGTTTGCTGGGACTTGTCATTCTGGTCGGGCTCGGATATTTGCTCAGCACTAACCGGAGAGCCATTTCCTGGCGCGTGGTCGGATTGGGTCTGCTCACGCAGATCATCATTGCCTTCCTTGTGCTGAAAGTGCCGGCAGTTCAGTATTTTTTTGAACTCATCGGCAGGATCTTCATCAAGATACTTGATTTTTCAAAGGACGGCAGCGCTTTTCTTTTTGAATCCATGGTCACCGGAAAGGTGGAGGATTCACTGATCACCTTTGCGTTCCAGATCTTACCGACGATCATCTTTTTCAGTGCCATTACCAGCATTTTATTCTATTACGGGATCATACAAAAGGTAGTATATGCGCTGGCGTGGGCGCTCACCAAATTGTTGAAAATATCAGGGGCGGAAAGTCTTTCAAGTGTCAGCAACATATTCCTGGGTCAGACCGAAGCTCCACTGCTGATCAAAGAGTATCTGAGCAGGATGAACCGCTCAGAGATCATGCTGGTGATGACTGGCGGGATGGCCACCATTGCCGGCGGGGTGCTGGCCATCTACATTGGCCTGCTGGGCGGCTCCGATCCCCATAGCCAGATGCTGTTTGCCAAACACCTGATCAGCGCTTCCGTCATGGCCGCACCCGCCGGAGTGGTCGCTGCAAAATTGCTTGTTCCGCAAACCGAGCCGATCCAGGAACACGTAGAGGTGACCAGGGAAAAGATTGGCTCCAACATCCTTGAAGCCATCGCCAACGGAACCACCCAGGGACTGAAACTTGCCGTGAATGTTGCAGCAATGCTGATTGTTTTCATTGCCCTGATCACCATGGTGAATTTCATCCTGATGAAAATCGGGGACTGGACAACCCTGAATACAGCCATCACCAGTATGACCGATGGTCGCTACACTCATTTCAGCCTGCAGTTCATCCTTGGATATGCCCTTTCACCCATCGCCTGGGCCATTGGTGTCTGCAAGGAAGACACCGCCCTGGTGGCGCAGTTGCTGGGAGAAAAGACCATTCTCAATGAAATGATCGGATACATTTCCCTGAAAGAATATGTTGCCGCCCAGGCTTTTTTTGAGGAAAAATCAATCATCATTGCAACCTATGTCTTATGTGGTTTTGCCAATTTCAGTTCAATCGGGATCCAGATCGGGGGCATCGGCGCTCTGGCTCCCAACCAGCGGGTGAACCTTTCGCGGCTCGGTATGCGTGCACTGGTCGGAGGGACCTTGGCAGCCCTGTTCTCGGCAACCATCATCGGGAGCATTATTGGATAA
- a CDS encoding sodium-translocating pyrophosphatase, whose product MKKLTLLMALSIMPVFLFASEADLPLPDLKELYREGWSLLNYGFIIIIIGMLFGLWQYVTIRRIRVHKSMSDVSNTIWETCKTYLFQQGKFLAILFGIIAVIILYYFIGLSHLSIPKTMLILFWTLIGILGSYSVAWFGIRINTLANSRTSFAALKNKPFNVMSIPMQSGMSVGLLLVCVELIMMLIILLFVPFSSAGACFVGFAIGESLGASALRVAGGIFTKIADIGADLMKIVFKLPEDDPRNPGVIADCTGDNAGDSVGPTADGFETYGVTGVALISFIVLAINFGTLSIFPDQQAALRFQSNLIVWIFMMRILMIVTSLAAYYLNLGLAKVRFGKADKFNFETPLSNLVWITSILSIIVTYIVSYLLIGDITIGTAVVTSLWWKLATIISCGTLAAALIPEFTKAFTSTKSRHVKEIVTASREGGASLTILSGMVAGNFSAFWEGMVIVGLMVVAYLTSTLGLDQFMTYPTIFAFGLVAFGFLGMGPVTIAVDSYGPVTDNAQSVYELSQIENRPGIKEEIKKDFGFEPNFESAKYHLEVNDSAGNTFKATAKPVLIGTAVIGATTMVFSIILLLAKNGLLNIELTSAQVILGFVTGGAVIYWFSGASMQAVTTGAYRAVEFIKKNINLNKKEADINDSKNVVKICTKYAQAGMWNIFAVIFCLTLAFAFIDPNFFVAYLISLATFGLFQALYMANAGGAWDNAKKIVEVDLKMKNTPLHEATVIGDTVGDPYKDTSSVAMNPIIKFSTLFGLLAAEISIQMILGGFKTASIWIGLIFFIIGLFFVYRSFFGMRIKKQ is encoded by the coding sequence ATGAAAAAATTAACGCTTCTGATGGCATTATCCATAATGCCGGTTTTTTTGTTTGCAAGTGAAGCCGATCTGCCTTTGCCTGATCTTAAGGAACTTTACCGTGAAGGATGGTCATTACTGAATTATGGATTCATTATCATCATCATTGGGATGCTTTTTGGTTTGTGGCAATATGTCACCATCCGGAGAATACGCGTCCATAAGTCCATGTCAGATGTATCCAACACCATTTGGGAAACCTGTAAGACTTACCTTTTTCAACAGGGTAAGTTCCTGGCGATTCTCTTCGGCATCATAGCGGTAATCATTCTTTATTATTTCATCGGGCTGTCGCATCTCTCCATACCCAAGACGATGCTGATCCTGTTCTGGACATTGATCGGGATCCTGGGATCGTACAGTGTGGCTTGGTTCGGCATCCGGATCAACACCCTGGCCAACAGCCGCACGTCGTTTGCTGCGCTGAAGAACAAGCCTTTCAATGTGATGTCCATACCGATGCAGTCAGGCATGAGCGTGGGTTTATTGCTGGTATGTGTCGAGCTGATCATGATGCTGATCATTCTGCTTTTTGTGCCTTTCTCGAGTGCGGGAGCCTGCTTTGTCGGATTTGCCATTGGCGAGTCGCTCGGAGCCAGCGCCCTGAGGGTAGCCGGCGGGATCTTTACAAAGATTGCCGACATCGGCGCCGATCTGATGAAGATCGTATTCAAGCTTCCGGAGGATGACCCACGCAATCCCGGTGTGATTGCCGACTGCACGGGTGACAATGCCGGCGACAGTGTCGGTCCCACGGCTGATGGTTTTGAAACTTACGGTGTTACGGGTGTCGCCCTGATCTCCTTCATCGTGCTGGCCATCAATTTCGGCACGCTTAGCATCTTCCCTGACCAGCAAGCAGCATTACGGTTCCAGAGCAACCTTATTGTTTGGATTTTCATGATGCGTATCTTGATGATCGTGACTTCTCTGGCAGCTTATTATCTCAACCTGGGTCTTGCGAAAGTCAGGTTTGGGAAGGCCGATAAATTCAACTTCGAAACCCCGCTCTCCAACCTGGTCTGGATCACTTCGATCCTTTCGATCATTGTGACCTATATCGTCAGCTATCTGCTGATCGGCGACATCACCATCGGAACCGCGGTGGTCACGTCGCTCTGGTGGAAGCTGGCCACCATCATCAGTTGCGGAACGCTGGCAGCAGCTCTGATCCCTGAGTTCACCAAGGCCTTTACCAGCACCAAATCAAGGCATGTGAAAGAAATTGTCACGGCATCAAGGGAAGGAGGAGCCTCCCTTACCATCCTGTCAGGTATGGTCGCGGGCAATTTCAGCGCCTTCTGGGAAGGCATGGTCATCGTCGGCCTGATGGTGGTCGCTTATCTTACGAGCACGCTTGGGCTGGATCAGTTCATGACGTATCCGACCATCTTTGCCTTCGGTCTTGTGGCCTTCGGCTTCCTTGGAATGGGGCCTGTCACCATAGCGGTGGACAGCTACGGACCTGTGACGGACAATGCACAATCGGTCTACGAGCTCTCGCAGATCGAAAACCGACCGGGCATCAAGGAAGAGATCAAAAAGGACTTCGGATTCGAGCCCAATTTTGAATCCGCCAAATATCACCTTGAGGTGAACGATTCGGCAGGGAACACCTTCAAGGCAACGGCAAAGCCGGTTCTTATCGGCACCGCTGTGATCGGCGCCACCACGATGGTCTTTTCCATCATCCTCCTGCTGGCCAAAAACGGCTTGCTGAACATTGAGCTGACCTCCGCCCAGGTCATCCTGGGATTCGTCACGGGAGGTGCTGTCATTTACTGGTTCTCCGGCGCATCCATGCAGGCTGTCACAACCGGTGCCTACCGCGCAGTGGAATTCATCAAGAAGAACATCAACCTGAACAAGAAGGAAGCCGACATCAACGACTCGAAGAACGTGGTCAAGATCTGTACGAAATATGCCCAGGCCGGCATGTGGAACATCTTCGCCGTCATTTTCTGCCTTACCCTGGCATTTGCCTTCATTGATCCCAACTTCTTCGTCGCCTACCTGATCTCCCTTGCCACCTTCGGCCTGTTCCAGGCGCTTTACATGGCCAATGCCGGAGGGGCATGGGATAATGCAAAAAAAATCGTCGAAGTCGACCTGAAAATGAAGAACACACCCCTGCACGAAGCCACTGTCATCGGCGATACCGTTGGAGATCCCTATAAGGATACTTCCTCTGTCGCCATGAACCCGATCATTAAATTCTCTACCCTGTTCGGGCTGCTGGCTGCTGAGATCTCCATCCAGATGATCCTTGGAGGATTCAAAACAGCATCCATCTGGATCGGCCTGATCTTCTTTATCATCGGTTTATTTTTTGTTTACCGGTCATTCTTCGGAATGAGGATCAAAAAACAGTAA
- the gcvP gene encoding aminomethyl-transferring glycine dehydrogenase, which yields MITNNFILRHNGPRPEEVRKMLDKIGVSSLDELIDITIPRTIRLEKPLNLPKGMNEYQYLRHLKEIASRNKIYKSFIGLGYYNTITPGVIQRNILENPGWYTSYTPYQAEISQGRLEALLVFQTMVSDMTGMPMSNCSLLDEGTAAAEAMIMAYNARSRESVKRGANRFFVSEEVFQQTLDVVTGRAKPLGIEIVKGEHQEFVPDESFFGALVQFPAERGNVYDYRSFAEKIHQAGVLLCVAADLMSLALLKPPAEWGADIVVGSSQRFGIPMGYGGPHAAFLATSDEYKRHMPGRIIGVSVDAQGNRALRMALQTREQHIKRERATSNICTAQALLATMAGMYAVYHGKEGIHEIARHINILTGVLAQEVVKYGYRQCNESFFDTLEVEIPAGVSMNAICSLALEQKMNFRYIDEHRLGISVDETTELADINLILNILAKANHIPFTTFICHPKECEKIRTYPGDLERKSEYLTHPVFNSYHSETELMRYLKILENKDLALNRTMIPLGSCTMKLNAAAEMFFMSWPEFAEIHPFVPLDQAQGYTLLISEMNRIFCEITGLAAMSFQPNSGAAGEYTGMMVIQAYHRANGQGHRNVCLIPSSAHGTNPASAHMAGMEIVVVKCDEMGNIDLTDLREKAVAHRDNLSAIMVTYPSTHGVFEEGILELVKIVHENGGQVYMDGANMNAQVGLTSPGQIGADVCHLNLHKTFAIPHGGGGPGAGPIGVARHLAEFLPSHPLTPTGGKNPIPAVASAPYGSAFILPISYGYVKLLGAVGLAEATKYAILNANYLLACLKDHYKILYTGKNGTCAHEMILDCNEFHRTAGVEVISLAKRLMDYGFHAPTVAFPVHGTLMVEPTESEPLRELDRFVAAMVEIRREIQEIVDGKADPASNVLKNAPHTAAMVMSSRWEYPYSREKAVTPALLETKYWPPVTRIDDAYGDRNLMCTCEL from the coding sequence ATGATCACCAATAACTTTATTCTCCGTCACAATGGTCCGCGGCCGGAAGAGGTCCGGAAGATGCTGGATAAGATAGGCGTTTCATCCCTGGACGAACTAATTGATATCACCATCCCCAGGACGATTCGCCTGGAAAAACCGCTCAATCTGCCCAAAGGGATGAATGAGTACCAGTACCTCCGGCACCTGAAGGAGATCGCTTCCAGAAACAAGATTTACAAATCCTTCATCGGACTGGGGTATTACAATACCATCACCCCTGGTGTCATCCAGCGCAACATCCTGGAGAATCCGGGCTGGTACACATCCTATACCCCCTATCAGGCAGAGATATCGCAGGGCAGGCTCGAGGCGCTGCTGGTGTTCCAAACCATGGTTTCCGATATGACCGGTATGCCCATGTCGAACTGCTCACTCCTCGACGAAGGGACGGCCGCTGCCGAGGCGATGATCATGGCGTATAACGCGCGCTCAAGAGAGTCGGTAAAACGGGGAGCCAACCGGTTCTTCGTGTCGGAAGAAGTCTTCCAGCAGACCCTGGATGTGGTCACCGGCAGGGCGAAACCGCTGGGAATCGAGATTGTGAAAGGGGAGCACCAGGAGTTTGTGCCGGATGAAAGCTTTTTCGGAGCACTGGTCCAGTTCCCGGCTGAGAGAGGGAATGTGTATGACTATCGGTCCTTTGCTGAAAAAATTCACCAGGCGGGGGTCCTCCTCTGCGTGGCTGCCGACCTGATGAGTCTGGCGCTGCTCAAGCCGCCGGCCGAATGGGGAGCCGATATTGTGGTCGGATCTTCCCAGCGCTTCGGGATCCCGATGGGATACGGCGGTCCGCACGCTGCCTTCCTGGCCACCTCCGACGAGTATAAGCGCCACATGCCGGGCCGGATCATCGGAGTTTCGGTGGATGCCCAAGGGAACAGGGCGCTCCGGATGGCCCTGCAAACCCGCGAGCAACATATCAAACGCGAAAGGGCTACCTCCAACATCTGCACGGCCCAGGCCCTGCTGGCCACCATGGCTGGGATGTACGCCGTGTATCACGGTAAAGAGGGTATACATGAAATAGCACGACATATAAATATCCTGACAGGCGTCCTGGCACAGGAGGTTGTTAAATATGGTTACAGGCAATGCAACGAATCTTTCTTTGACACCCTGGAGGTCGAGATCCCGGCCGGCGTGAGCATGAATGCCATCTGCAGCCTTGCCCTTGAACAAAAAATGAACTTCAGGTATATCGATGAGCACAGACTGGGCATCAGTGTGGACGAAACCACCGAGCTGGCAGATATCAACCTGATACTGAATATCCTGGCGAAAGCAAACCACATTCCGTTCACCACTTTTATCTGCCATCCGAAGGAATGTGAAAAAATCCGTACCTATCCGGGGGACCTGGAAAGAAAAAGCGAATATCTGACCCATCCGGTTTTCAATTCCTATCATTCCGAAACAGAGTTGATGCGCTACCTGAAGATCCTTGAAAACAAGGATCTGGCCCTTAACCGGACCATGATTCCGCTGGGTTCCTGCACAATGAAGCTGAATGCGGCCGCCGAAATGTTCTTTATGAGCTGGCCCGAATTTGCCGAGATACACCCCTTCGTTCCGCTGGACCAGGCGCAAGGCTATACGCTGCTGATCAGCGAGATGAACAGGATCTTCTGTGAGATCACCGGTCTTGCGGCTATGTCGTTCCAGCCCAACTCCGGAGCTGCGGGCGAATACACGGGCATGATGGTGATCCAGGCGTATCACAGGGCGAATGGTCAGGGACACCGTAACGTGTGCCTTATCCCCTCCTCCGCTCACGGCACCAATCCAGCCAGTGCCCACATGGCCGGCATGGAGATCGTTGTTGTCAAATGCGACGAAATGGGAAACATCGACCTCACCGACCTGCGTGAAAAGGCAGTCGCCCATCGGGACAATCTGTCAGCGATCATGGTGACCTATCCCTCCACACACGGGGTTTTTGAAGAAGGAATCCTGGAGTTGGTGAAGATCGTTCACGAAAACGGAGGTCAGGTGTACATGGATGGCGCCAACATGAACGCCCAGGTCGGGCTCACCAGTCCGGGGCAGATCGGCGCCGACGTTTGCCATCTCAACCTGCACAAGACCTTTGCCATCCCGCACGGCGGCGGCGGTCCGGGAGCAGGTCCCATTGGGGTGGCCCGGCACCTGGCCGAATTTCTGCCATCCCATCCCCTTACGCCCACCGGAGGGAAAAATCCAATCCCTGCAGTCGCTTCTGCTCCCTATGGCAGTGCTTTCATCCTGCCGATCTCTTACGGATATGTGAAGCTGCTCGGAGCAGTAGGACTGGCAGAGGCCACAAAATATGCCATTCTGAATGCAAATTACCTGCTGGCCTGTTTGAAAGACCACTATAAGATCCTTTATACCGGTAAAAATGGCACCTGCGCGCATGAGATGATCCTCGACTGCAACGAGTTCCACCGGACGGCCGGAGTGGAGGTCATTTCCCTTGCCAAGCGGTTGATGGATTACGGATTCCACGCGCCAACCGTGGCATTCCCGGTTCACGGCACCCTGATGGTGGAGCCTACGGAAAGTGAGCCGCTTCGCGAGCTGGATCGTTTTGTGGCAGCGATGGTCGAAATCCGGAGAGAGATCCAGGAAATTGTCGACGGGAAAGCAGATCCGGCCAGCAACGTGCTCAAGAATGCACCGCATACAGCGGCGATGGTGATGAGCAGTCGCTGGGAGTATCCGTATTCCCGTGAGAAAGCCGTTACACCGGCACTGCTGGAAACGAAGTACTGGCCTCCCGTGACGCGGATAGATGATGCGTACGGCGACCGGAACCTGATGTGCACGTGCGAACTTTGA
- a CDS encoding asparagine synthetase B encodes MKRLILLLILTVQMISCQGAYLLIPMDETQKNHLKAYGIAFWALEQDVEVDWLLNFKGGSFMCKFHELIESECIIRGVSYQVIADAQSTAILMEIADPQVNMDVVKLQKAPKVAVYSPKNKQPWDDAVTLALTYAEIPYDVVYDEEVLSGVLPLYDWLHLHHEDFTGQYGKFWRTFKGVAWYEEDVRITEEIARGQGFDKVSQCKLAVAKKIRDFVVGGGYLFAMCSAPDSFDVALAADGVDICDVMFDGDPMDPDAQQKLNYDNCFAFTGFIISTNPFEYEISSIDVTDSRRVPKNSDLFLLFEFSAKWDPVPTMLCQDHTKIIPAFMGQSTAFDKRFLKPHVLILGENKSLNEARYIHGEYGKGTWTFLGGHDPEDYQHLVGDPPTDLNLYPNSPGYRLILNNILFPAAKKKKLKT; translated from the coding sequence ATGAAACGACTGATCCTGTTGCTGATCCTCACCGTCCAGATGATCTCCTGCCAGGGTGCTTACCTGCTGATCCCCATGGACGAAACACAGAAAAATCATCTGAAAGCCTATGGCATTGCCTTCTGGGCCCTGGAACAGGACGTGGAGGTTGACTGGCTGTTGAATTTCAAAGGGGGTAGCTTCATGTGCAAATTTCACGAGTTAATTGAAAGCGAATGCATTATCAGGGGTGTAAGCTACCAGGTGATTGCCGATGCACAATCCACGGCCATCCTGATGGAAATTGCAGATCCCCAGGTAAATATGGATGTCGTTAAGCTTCAGAAAGCTCCGAAAGTCGCTGTCTATTCCCCAAAAAACAAACAGCCCTGGGACGATGCAGTAACCCTTGCCCTGACCTACGCTGAAATTCCCTATGACGTCGTCTATGATGAAGAAGTACTTAGCGGTGTTCTGCCCCTGTACGACTGGCTGCACCTGCACCACGAGGATTTCACAGGACAGTACGGCAAATTCTGGCGGACGTTCAAGGGAGTGGCCTGGTATGAGGAGGATGTGAGAATTACGGAAGAGATAGCCCGTGGACAGGGATTTGATAAAGTTTCACAATGCAAACTGGCCGTCGCTAAAAAAATCCGTGATTTTGTGGTGGGTGGAGGTTATCTGTTTGCCATGTGCTCGGCACCGGATAGTTTCGATGTGGCACTGGCTGCCGATGGCGTGGACATTTGCGATGTAATGTTCGACGGCGACCCGATGGACCCGGATGCACAGCAAAAGCTGAATTACGACAACTGTTTCGCATTCACCGGATTCATAATCAGCACCAACCCTTTTGAGTACGAAATTTCATCGATCGATGTAACCGATTCCAGGCGTGTACCGAAAAACAGCGACCTCTTCCTTTTATTCGAATTCTCCGCTAAATGGGATCCCGTGCCCACCATGCTCTGCCAGGATCACACCAAGATCATCCCGGCATTCATGGGCCAGTCAACTGCTTTTGACAAGCGCTTCCTGAAACCGCACGTACTGATCCTGGGAGAAAATAAATCACTAAATGAAGCACGCTACATTCACGGCGAATATGGAAAAGGAACCTGGACATTCCTGGGTGGGCACGATCCGGAAGATTACCAGCACCTGGTGGGTGACCCGCCCACCGACCTCAACCTTTACCCCAACTCACCGGGTTATCGCCTGATTCTCAACAATATTCTGTTTCCTGCAGCCAAAAAGAAAAAACTGAAAACATAA
- a CDS encoding DUF151 domain-containing protein produces the protein MEKIRLKIVGMSYSQSQSGAYVLILAEASGKRRLPIIIGGFEAQAIAMELEKMKPSRPLTHDLFRNFAKQFSIEIKEVIINKFHEGVFYALLICEHEGERFEIDSRTSDAVALSLRFRCPVYTYDTILQAAGIEMEGEKSREKQEYNDDIAFSEHKDLSLNELQKLLEKAVEGEEYEKASLIRDEINRRKKKKKGAAPEE, from the coding sequence ATGGAGAAGATCCGGCTCAAGATCGTTGGCATGTCCTACAGCCAGTCACAGAGTGGGGCCTATGTCCTGATTCTGGCAGAGGCGAGTGGCAAAAGAAGGCTTCCCATTATCATTGGTGGATTTGAAGCCCAGGCCATCGCCATGGAGCTTGAAAAAATGAAACCATCCCGTCCGCTGACCCACGATCTTTTCAGAAATTTCGCCAAACAGTTCAGCATAGAAATTAAAGAAGTCATTATCAATAAATTTCATGAGGGTGTCTTTTATGCATTGTTGATCTGTGAGCACGAGGGGGAGCGATTCGAGATCGATTCACGAACCTCGGATGCAGTGGCACTTTCACTGCGTTTCCGGTGCCCGGTCTATACCTATGATACGATCCTTCAGGCTGCCGGGATTGAAATGGAAGGGGAAAAGTCAAGGGAAAAACAGGAATACAACGACGACATTGCATTTTCCGAACACAAAGACCTTTCGCTGAATGAACTTCAGAAACTGCTTGAAAAAGCTGTTGAGGGCGAGGAATATGAAAAAGCCTCCCTTATCAGGGATGAAATTAACCGCAGAAAGAAAAAAAAGAAAGGCGCTGCACCTGAAGAGTAA